One segment of Capnocytophaga sp. oral taxon 878 DNA contains the following:
- a CDS encoding glycoside hydrolase family 3 N-terminal domain-containing protein — MKKLYILFTIQFLTITAFGQQSPLTANDAKAQQQWVEDTYKQMSLDEKIGQLFMVSLFSSHIGTKKADEIKDWIKKYYIGGIIFSKGGPKRQTKLTNEYQPLSKIPLFMAMDAEWGLAMRLDSTYAYPWNMTLGAIKDNRLVERTGRRIGEHCKALGMQFNFAPDIDINTNPDNPIIGNRSFGEDKENVAQKGLAFAGGMQQVGVLGSAKHFPGHGDTAKDSHKTLPTINFTSERLNEVELYPFRSVAKSIASVMVGHLNVPALEPKQGLPSSLSKVIITDLLKTKMGYEGLIFTDALGMKGVSEYLPVGDVEVAAFLAGNDILLMPSDLPKGFEAIKKAYQKKRISEERLAHSVKKILMAKYKVGLTSFTPLVEKDVIDSIHTRADDLLTEELFENALTVGQNKNNIIPLKELEKRKIAYVKFGNDSGWTFYSSLKKYAEIALIEPKNDNQLYEAIEPYDTVIIGLHKSDKSPWEAYKFTENELRWLEHISKKKKVILSIFTRPYAMLDVKHIHPIEGIVFAYQNHKVAQEKAAQLIFGAIEGKGVLPVSAHPHLPVGTSIITPKIGRLAYGMAESVGLDTTLLSQIDSIAAEAIEGKMAPGMQILVAKKGKVVYNKNFGTLDYNPEHKVNEYTIYDLASLTKILATLPELMRLYTKGDFNPTDTFGDLLPKLKDTNKGGMTMKEVLSHYAQFQSWIPFYTQTLDASKKPSAEFYSTTPSNEFPTQVAKNLYLREGFTDSIYKRIDDSNLIKSKKYLYSDLPYYYFKQYIEKRTKKPLQEAVQQHFYRGLGAYQLTFLPLQRFSEENIAPAENEKTFRSQELRGYVHDQGAAMLGGVGGHAGLFGTANDVAKMMQMFLQKGYYGGTWYLQPQAVAIFNTCNYCTEGNRRGLGFDKPQLGTAGPTCGCVPMDSFGHTGFTGTFAWADPSNEIVIVFLSNRTYPSAENKLLINKLIRQRVQEVVYKANKQ; from the coding sequence ATGAAGAAACTATATATACTATTCACTATTCAGTTTTTGACAATAACAGCCTTTGGACAACAATCACCTTTAACAGCTAATGATGCCAAAGCTCAACAACAATGGGTGGAGGATACTTACAAACAAATGAGCCTTGACGAAAAGATAGGACAGCTGTTTATGGTATCACTATTTTCTAGCCATATAGGGACTAAAAAGGCTGATGAAATAAAGGATTGGATAAAGAAATATTATATTGGAGGGATTATCTTCTCAAAAGGAGGCCCTAAACGACAAACTAAACTTACTAATGAGTACCAACCCTTATCAAAAATACCTCTTTTTATGGCTATGGATGCTGAATGGGGACTGGCAATGCGGTTGGATTCCACTTATGCTTATCCTTGGAATATGACCTTGGGAGCTATTAAAGATAACCGCTTAGTAGAACGGACTGGTAGACGTATAGGAGAACACTGCAAAGCCTTAGGGATGCAATTTAACTTTGCACCTGATATTGATATTAATACCAACCCTGATAACCCTATTATAGGTAATCGTTCCTTTGGTGAAGATAAAGAGAATGTAGCACAAAAAGGACTAGCTTTTGCTGGTGGTATGCAACAAGTGGGAGTATTAGGTAGTGCTAAACACTTCCCTGGACATGGTGATACTGCTAAAGATTCACATAAAACCTTACCTACTATTAACTTTACTTCGGAGAGACTAAATGAGGTAGAGCTTTACCCTTTTAGATCGGTTGCTAAAAGTATAGCCAGTGTGATGGTAGGACACCTAAATGTACCAGCTCTTGAACCTAAACAAGGGCTACCTTCTTCTTTATCAAAAGTTATTATTACAGACTTGTTAAAGACTAAAATGGGGTATGAAGGACTTATTTTTACTGATGCCTTGGGTATGAAAGGAGTATCGGAGTACTTACCTGTGGGTGATGTAGAAGTAGCTGCGTTTTTGGCTGGAAATGATATTTTGCTAATGCCTTCGGACTTACCAAAAGGTTTTGAAGCTATTAAAAAGGCTTACCAAAAGAAACGTATTAGCGAAGAGCGTTTGGCACACTCGGTTAAGAAGATATTAATGGCTAAATATAAAGTAGGACTTACTAGTTTTACTCCCTTAGTAGAAAAAGATGTGATTGACAGCATTCACACCCGTGCTGATGATTTGCTTACAGAAGAACTTTTTGAGAACGCTCTTACTGTAGGGCAAAACAAGAATAACATTATCCCCCTAAAAGAACTTGAAAAGCGCAAAATAGCTTATGTGAAGTTTGGTAATGACAGTGGATGGACTTTCTATAGTTCACTTAAAAAATATGCAGAAATAGCGCTAATAGAGCCTAAAAATGACAACCAGCTGTATGAGGCTATTGAACCTTACGATACGGTAATTATAGGCTTACACAAATCTGACAAGAGCCCGTGGGAGGCTTACAAATTCACAGAGAATGAGCTGAGATGGTTAGAACACATAAGCAAGAAAAAGAAGGTAATACTAAGCATTTTCACACGCCCTTATGCTATGCTTGATGTAAAGCATATTCACCCTATAGAAGGGATTGTATTTGCCTACCAAAACCACAAAGTAGCGCAAGAGAAAGCTGCACAGCTTATATTTGGTGCTATAGAGGGAAAAGGAGTTTTGCCAGTATCGGCACACCCACACTTACCTGTAGGCACTAGTATTATCACCCCTAAAATAGGTAGATTAGCTTACGGAATGGCAGAAAGTGTAGGTTTAGACACTACACTACTTAGCCAAATAGATAGTATTGCTGCTGAAGCTATTGAAGGAAAAATGGCTCCGGGGATGCAGATATTAGTAGCTAAAAAAGGTAAAGTGGTATATAACAAGAACTTTGGTACATTGGATTATAACCCTGAACACAAAGTAAATGAATATACCATTTATGATCTTGCTTCGCTTACTAAAATACTTGCTACCCTGCCAGAACTGATGCGCCTATACACTAAAGGTGATTTTAATCCTACTGATACCTTTGGTGACCTACTACCTAAACTAAAAGACACTAATAAAGGAGGTATGACAATGAAAGAGGTACTTTCGCACTACGCTCAGTTTCAGTCATGGATACCTTTTTATACCCAAACCCTTGATGCAAGCAAAAAGCCCTCGGCTGAGTTTTATAGCACTACCCCCAGTAATGAGTTCCCTACCCAAGTGGCTAAGAACTTATACTTACGTGAGGGGTTTACTGATAGCATCTACAAACGTATAGATGACAGTAACCTTATTAAGAGCAAAAAATACTTGTACAGCGATTTGCCTTATTACTACTTTAAACAATATATTGAGAAGAGAACAAAAAAGCCATTGCAAGAAGCAGTGCAACAGCATTTTTATAGAGGATTAGGAGCTTACCAGCTCACTTTTTTACCTTTACAACGCTTTTCGGAAGAAAATATAGCCCCTGCTGAAAATGAGAAGACTTTTAGAAGCCAAGAACTTCGGGGATATGTACACGACCAAGGAGCAGCAATGCTAGGAGGTGTAGGGGGACACGCAGGGCTTTTTGGTACTGCTAACGATGTGGCGAAAATGATGCAGATGTTTCTGCAAAAAGGCTATTACGGCGGTACGTGGTACTTACAACCTCAAGCTGTTGCTATATTTAACACTTGTAACTATTGTACTGAAGGCAATAGACGCGGCTTGGGATTTGACAAGCCCCAATTAGGAACAGCAGGTCCTACCTGTGGCTGTGTGCCTATGGATAGTTTTGGACATACTGGATTTACAGGGACTTTTGCATGGGCTGACCCTAGTAATGAAATTGTAATTGTATTTCTTTCCAACAGAACATACCCATCGGCGGAAAATAAGTTACTTATTAATAAACTAATACGCCAACGAGTACAAGAAGTAGTATATAAAGCTAATAAGCAATAA
- the rsgA gene encoding ribosome small subunit-dependent GTPase A, with protein sequence MEGLVYKSTGSWYTVKNLATGQMYECRIKGKLRLKGIKSTNPIAVGDKVLFTLEEEGNRGVITEIKERDNYIIRKSVNLSKQTHIIASNIDVAFLVVTLNNPPTSTTFIDRFLVTTEAYGIKAIILFNKVDTYTDDELLEIKYLAAIYRKAGYECIGISASTGKNIDKVKAVMEGKTCVVSGHSGAGKSTLINAIAPQLQLKTAEISAQHQQGQHTTTFAEMFDLPFGARIIDTPGIKGFGMVEIEKEELSDYFPEFFALKHQCKFNNCLHTDEPQCAVKEALENDEIAWSRYKSYQQILKGEESVYRESEDE encoded by the coding sequence ATGGAAGGATTAGTATACAAATCAACAGGAAGTTGGTACACTGTTAAAAATCTTGCTACAGGGCAGATGTATGAATGCCGTATTAAGGGCAAATTACGCCTAAAAGGTATTAAAAGCACCAATCCTATTGCCGTAGGCGATAAGGTACTTTTTACCCTCGAAGAAGAAGGAAACCGAGGGGTAATTACCGAAATTAAAGAGCGTGATAATTACATCATCCGCAAGTCAGTGAATCTTTCCAAGCAAACACATATTATAGCCTCCAATATTGATGTAGCTTTCTTGGTAGTAACGCTTAATAACCCTCCTACCTCTACTACTTTTATTGATCGTTTTCTAGTCACTACCGAAGCCTATGGCATCAAGGCAATCATTCTTTTTAACAAGGTCGATACCTATACTGATGATGAACTCTTAGAAATAAAATACCTTGCGGCAATATACCGCAAGGCAGGTTATGAGTGTATAGGTATTTCAGCCTCTACAGGCAAAAATATTGATAAGGTCAAAGCCGTTATGGAGGGCAAAACTTGTGTAGTGTCAGGGCATTCAGGGGCGGGTAAATCTACCCTTATCAATGCTATTGCTCCTCAATTACAGCTCAAAACAGCCGAAATTTCAGCACAGCACCAGCAGGGGCAGCACACCACTACCTTTGCCGAAATGTTTGATCTTCCTTTTGGGGCTCGTATTATTGATACTCCTGGTATTAAGGGCTTCGGAATGGTCGAGATTGAAAAAGAAGAACTCTCCGATTATTTTCCTGAGTTTTTTGCTTTAAAGCACCAGTGCAAGTTCAATAACTGCCTCCATACCGATGAGCCTCAGTGTGCCGTAAAGGAAGCCTTAGAAAATGATGAAATAGCGTGGTCACGATACAAAAGTTACCAGCAGATACTCAAAGGTGAAGAAAGTGTGTATCGTGAAAGTGAAGATGAGTAA
- a CDS encoding EF-hand domain-containing protein — translation MKRFFLCLVALLALTACERKTAADVGKEKNKGIAITSNDEVTILEMPEGTLPKGSVKIETEPGDICPTQHPKYRLVPIFKVNYNKHNTRYVGNLSYLTNNSYDYDYNLDINRKKEGNNWHGNIVAGFNTVYGDGLVNIAVINVETKQQKLLFEKPTFIENLYYPTEENDTLNFKPVTRNYYMISCYDEDTNNDGYLNRNDLRHFYLYSLEGNKLKQLIPNGYGVIGSSYDGANDALYIYARQDTNQNGKIEVNEPRHIFLTDLKTPENTVLLYK, via the coding sequence ATGAAAAGATTTTTTTTATGTTTAGTAGCCCTTCTAGCACTAACAGCTTGTGAACGCAAAACAGCTGCCGATGTAGGCAAAGAAAAAAATAAAGGCATAGCCATAACAAGTAATGATGAAGTTACTATACTCGAAATGCCCGAAGGTACCCTACCCAAAGGCAGTGTCAAGATAGAAACCGAGCCTGGTGATATATGCCCTACACAGCATCCCAAATACCGCCTCGTACCTATCTTCAAGGTAAATTACAATAAGCACAATACTCGCTATGTGGGTAACCTTAGTTACCTTACCAACAACTCTTATGATTATGATTATAATCTCGATATAAACAGAAAAAAGGAAGGTAATAACTGGCACGGCAATATTGTAGCAGGATTCAATACTGTATACGGCGATGGTTTAGTGAATATAGCAGTGATAAATGTAGAAACAAAACAGCAAAAACTGCTCTTTGAAAAACCTACCTTTATTGAAAATTTATACTACCCTACCGAAGAAAATGACACCCTTAACTTTAAGCCTGTAACCCGTAATTATTATATGATTTCTTGTTATGATGAAGATACTAATAATGATGGTTACCTTAACCGTAATGATTTGCGTCACTTTTACCTTTACAGCCTTGAAGGTAATAAACTAAAACAACTCATTCCTAATGGCTACGGTGTAATTGGCTCTAGCTATGACGGAGCCAATGATGCTCTTTACATATACGCCCGTCAGGATACCAACCAAAACGGTAAAATAGAAGTCAATGAGCCAAGACACATTTTCTTAACCGACCTTAAAACCCCCGAAAACACTGTATTGCTGTACAAATAA
- a CDS encoding CvpA family protein produces MNKIDIILLIILAFGAVRGFMRGLIIEMASLLAIVVGIYGAIHFSFFTASLLEKVITAQRSTIEVVAFAITLIVLMLAVMFLAKLLTQMFNAAQLGFLNRLAGALFGLIKSAVIVGSLFVFLERTFQTEKWFSPSVLNSSLLYQPVKSISEVVYANVFPDKNKEEIKPE; encoded by the coding sequence ATGAATAAAATAGATATAATATTACTAATAATTTTAGCCTTTGGCGCAGTACGAGGTTTTATGAGGGGGCTCATTATCGAGATGGCTTCTCTCTTAGCCATAGTAGTGGGTATTTATGGGGCTATACACTTTTCCTTTTTTACAGCCTCTTTGTTGGAAAAAGTTATCACTGCCCAGCGCTCTACTATTGAGGTTGTAGCCTTTGCCATAACCCTCATTGTCCTGATGTTAGCAGTAATGTTCCTTGCCAAATTGCTCACCCAAATGTTTAATGCCGCTCAGCTCGGTTTCCTTAACCGCCTCGCAGGTGCTTTGTTCGGGTTAATCAAGTCGGCAGTAATAGTGGGTTCATTATTTGTGTTCTTGGAGCGCACTTTCCAAACCGAAAAATGGTTCTCTCCATCAGTTCTTAATAGCTCATTGTTGTACCAGCCCGTAAAAAGCATTAGTGAGGTAGTGTATGCCAATGTATTTCCCGATAAAAATAAAGAAGAAATAAAACCCGAATAA